The following proteins are co-located in the Pyricularia oryzae 70-15 chromosome 1, whole genome shotgun sequence genome:
- a CDS encoding nuclear transport factor 2 translates to MTTPQAVATEFVQFYYSEFDKGREARAAWSNLVYTDQSVLTFESTEHRGKTAIAEKLSGLPFEVVKHQVSTLDVQTTVHDGIIILVTGQLLVDEEQRPMNFSQVFQLLKADDRWYALNDVFKLVLG, encoded by the exons ATGACGA CTCCCCAGGCTGTTGCGA CGGAATTCGTCCAGTTCTACTATAGCGAGTTTGACAAGGGAAGGGAGGCTCGCGCCGCATGGTCGAACCTCGTCTAC ACTGACCAATCCGTCCTGACCTTCGAGTCGACCGAGCACCGAGGAAAGACTGCCATCGCAGAGAAGCTGTCG GGCTTGCCTTTCGAGGTTGTGAAGCACCAGGTCTCAACACTTGATGTTCAGACTACGGTTCACGATGGTATCATTATCTTGGTCACCGGTCAGCTGTTG GTCGATGAGGAGCAGCGGCCCATGAACTTCAGCCAGGTATTCCAGCTTCTCAAGGCTGATGATAGGTGGTATGCACTCAACGACGTGTTCAAGCTGGTGCTGGGTTGA